ttaaacaattttCTGACTGAGATGGTCATTCACAGTACTACCTACTTGCTGAGTTGTGCTATGAACATCCATCAGCTCTGCATAATGTATGAGAGACATAAGCATCAACAAGCCAGCTAATTCTTTGCAGAGTAATAAATCAGCATACATGTCTTCGAGCTGAAAATTAATAAGTGCATATAATTCTTCATAAGTATATCTGGCAATTTGAAGCATGATGCAGCACACACAATTGAGGATGCAggagacatttttttttaactgaaatgaaaatgcaatattTCATGCTTAGGTTTGAAAGAAGTATAGCTtaataaaataaagcttatgaTTCAAGTCACTCTTTTACTTCAAAACTAATTTATCGTACATTTTACACATACCGCAAGTGATGAACAATGGCCTTGGATAATTACTTTCCTTACAAAGTGTGGGAATCAAAGGATATGTTTTAGATGTGTGGTCACAGATATGACCATGCTGATGAATTGCAAATAACCAAACGAAGAGTCGATGATGTGCCTTCTTTGATAGCTGTACTGTTTATAAATTGTCTTTTCCATGACAATCTCAATGGGAGAAAAGCACTCAATAATAGGATTTTTGGTGTGtggatttaaattaaaagaaaatgtggctGTGTGCAACTATAATTGCTAACAAGGAGAAAAGAACCGTGCTGGTCACTTACCAACTATTTTGATACATAGGCGTGACAGGTTTTGTTCACCAAAGCTAGTACTAGTCCTGGCAGCCCATTAGAATCCAACTCGATTTGCAGATCCTAAACAGGGTCTGCAAAAATTTGCCAAGGGTTGGGGAGCAATTCCTCTCTTCACTTATAGTACAACCAAGCCCTACATGACATCATTGAAGGACAATTTTGTTTATCGTTTTCCAAAACTAATTCACATTTTCTCCATCATATTACAGGTAAGCTGTGGCAACAAATACTGCTGTTTACAGCAAAAGGCACAAAAAGCATCCTACCCAAATGCTCATACAGGCTTGATCTTCACGGGGCTATGTGATCACCCTTCAGTGAGAGCTAACAGAGGCCACTTAAAGCCAGGAAGCCTGACAGAGATTTCCTTTATCCAGTATCTGATGTTCGAGTGATCAATGCTCCGTAACAACACACAGACTCTGAAAGGTTCAGTCTTCACTCTCCAACATTTTAGGAAGGCCTCAGCACTTCGTAGGAGTAGACACATACTTGGCAGCAAATACCAAAACAACTAGTGAGCATTGCCAAAGGCAAGCTGGTAACACATCTTGTATGATCAAGGCTCTATGTCTGTGTTAACACACTCACTCCTGCACTCCTATGTAGCGGATTATTTTACAGCTTCCAATTAATTTAACAAGATTCCCATTTTGAATAAGTAAGCCATGCATAGCTTTAATTCCAATTTGTGCAGGTTTAAGGGGAAGATTAATATATAGTTATTtaacttcttcaccaaaagatGTCTCTTTTTCAACACTCTGGCCAAAAAAGTAACGGTTCATTAGGGAAGGCTTCCTGTTTGAGGAGCTGGCTGCCTACCTCAGCCTTCTTCCCCAGTTCCCATGCTACAACCTTCAGCTGCTATTACCagcctctggctctccagcctctcctagACATAAACACTTTCCATAACGGGACTCCTTGTTTGAAAAACTGGAGTCTAGACCATAGAAGGCTCAGCCCATGAAGAGCGTCCTCacagagggaaattaaaaaacGCCGACTCTTATTTGGCTGTGTGTTCCCATCTGTCTCCTGCCACTATCTCTAGCTGAGCACAGTGACCTCCACTACAGAGCCAATTTCCTCCCCTTCTGGGACTGAAGGCATATGAGCCTTCATGAGAACAGGATTCATCTCCCTGGGTTTAATACTGAAGCAAGAATTCATCTTAAGACTCTAAGTCACAACGTGGTAAGAAAACCCATGCAATTTGGAGGCAAAAAGTTCCTTTGAATCTTTAAGGGGATTTGGGAGAATCTAACCTGATTCCTAACTGCCTCTATTTCCATTATTCTGCTGGAAAGTGTTATTAGCGACCAGAAAGATCTACCCTGGTTAAGGCTGTTACCTGTCGCAAGCACTGTTCATTTAAGCTGAACAGAAAGCAGTTATATTAAACGGTCTTTTGGTTAGTGATAGCTGGAAGGAGAGAACAGAAAGGCTGGGCAGGCATGGTGGTGAAGCTGTATGTTTGATTTGTATCTGACTGCTTAAACGAAGCTGTGTCACTCACCACATAGTCAGACAATACCACTGACCCTATTAGACAACAATAGAATTTAAAACTCTTGTAAAACAGACTGATATTATGTGACTGAGGATTCAGCAATGCAGTTCAGTGTCTTCCATGCCCTAACTGCCACTAACAAATAGTTCGAAGATGCATTTCTTCTAGAAAATTAAGCAACATTCTGTTACCTTCAGCACCATTGCTGAAAAATAGTAACTATTCAGCTGTGGCCTCTGTAACCATTTTTACTTACAGATTTCTAATTGTAAAGTGGGATTAATATCtaagtttttaatataatttaggGCTTATTAGCTAAGACATACTAAATACAGGCCAACTGCCATTCTTTGCTGCTAAATGTAAGTTTATCTCAAACACAGACAGGCCGCCTGGCAGCTGCTAGATCTCCAAGAAGTTTCTATTTTACCACCAAAGCCCCAAACCTCCATATACCACGGAGCACAGATCAGAGAAATGCGCTGCCGCAGTGAGAGTCTCCGCAGCCCCTGTGCcaggggctgagccccgcagcccaCGGCTGGCTGCCCAGCACCGCAGCAGCCCTTCACGGCCGGCTGCAGCGCTGTGCACCCCTGGTCCCTTCTGGGTTCCCCAAAGTCGGCGGGATGTAGCTGCCTCTGCTCATTTCCACGAGGCTAATCTCTAGTCTTCATTTGTGCCGGGATCATTTTTTGATGTTAAAGATGTGGgctgttcttttctcttttagtggctaaattattgtaatttctgACCGGTGGAAAGGGATATCTTGCATTTTGTATTGTGGACACTTCCGTGTAAGTACTTTGTTCTCATTTCCCTCTCATTGACTGCACTGAATGCACTCTGGGTTCTGTTCGTGAAAACTAACaaattatttaagtaataatAACACTACTCCTGTTTCCCAATTTCTGCTTCCCATGTGCAATGACTGACACCCTATTTGGTAAACGTGCCTTACAGCAGCAGTAACAGGCAGGATAGGTTAGAGAGGAGGGCCAGAATAACGTTTTTCTTCTTCACCCACTGCTGAGCGTTTTGGGGATTTTAACACCtctagaatttttaatttttattttatccctCTGCAAGGCAGACGAGTGTAAATGATGCTGGTGGGTAGCATTTTGGCACTCTGatcctccccagcagcactgaagggGAGTGCCTCCCAATTTGGCTTGTGGCGGCACCACGTTCGCGGCACCACCGTTCCTCTTCTCACCTGGGGGGGCCGGAGCGCCGGTGCTCTCTGCGGCAAGCTTGTGGTGCTCTCTGCGGTGCTCTCTGCGGGGGCTCCGTGTGGCCGGCGGGGGCCGTCCAAGCAGAGAAACTTGTTATTAACCACGCTGTGGCGTGCGTGGCTCCGCACAGCTTGCGTAACAGCCTCTCAGCGGCACTGACGCCCGCCTGCTAAGCTGGGGTTTGGGGGCAACGGCAAAAATCTGGAGAGCAGATCACGCGCATCGAACCCCCACGACTAAAGCGTACCCCAGGCCGGAGGCTCTGCGGTACGAGCCGAGCTTGCTGCCGCTACCGTGCGGCAGTCTCCGGAACGGGCGGGCAGGTTGCTCCCTAGCGCCTTTGGACGGGGTGAAGCAGCACAAGGCCCGTCCGCACCGCGCTACGCTCGGCGGAGCTGCTTTACCTACAGCCCCACCTCGCGGCAACGGCGCGGCCACACCGAcctgcccgccccctgcccgcaAACCCCGCGCGTCTGCGGCCGCATGGCTCCTCCTCGCCCCCTCCGCTCCGCCCCACCCCGTCATCCCGGGGCCGCCGCACGGACGCGCCCGGGCGTAGCGTCAGCCCCCTCGGGGCCGAGTCCGGGCGCCCTCGGGGCCGGGAAGGCCccgcggcaccggcaccccccGCCCTCGCGCCTCTCTCTCCCCGCCCGCCAGCGCTTCCAGAGGGCTCCTGCGCGCTCCCGGCCGTTAGGGCCCCGCCCCGCGTGGGCTCAGCGCGCGCCAGCGCCTGATTGGAGAGCCGCGGCCGtcccgcgcgcgcgcgcgcgccctcGGGGCTCTTCCGCCCACTCCATTGGCTGCCGCTGTAGGCGGTGGTGCTGCGGGCCCGCTGGcagcgcatgcgcggtgccgcgaGGCGCGGGTTGGAAGTCGGCAAGCCCGCGCGTAGCGGGGCGGCGGCAGTAGTGCCGTTGGGGCCCCCGGGGCTCTCACCGGCGGCCCtcgctcccgcccgccctcctCGCCCCCTTCGGCGCCGTTAGCCGTCGTCTTCCTGCGCCGCGTCTCGCCTGCGCGCGCGCACTCAAAATGGCGAGCAAAGAAGGTAGGAaaccccctccttcctctccccggCTGGGCGGTGGGGAGATGCCTGTGcctggcgtggcgtggcgtggctgAGGTGCTTCGGGCTTCCTCTCCAAGGAACTTCCGACCGGGTGGTAGCGGGGGTGGGGCGGTTGCAGTTATCCTCCCACCGGCCGCCCCTGAGGGCGCTTCGGGACCCCCTGTCCTACCCCGCCCCCTCCCTGGTGTAGCCCCGGCCCGTGGcggcacccccttcccccccctcggCGGCACTCCCTTCTCCCCCCGTCCGCGCCCCGGTTCAGCGGCGGCAGGCACCGAGCCCCTggttcatctctctctcttcccgCAGTGCTGGAGGACACGGTGGAGGAGCGCGTCATCAGCGAGGAGTACAAGATCTGGAAGAAAAACACCCCCTTCTTGTACGACCTGGTGATGACACATGCTCTGGAGTGGCCCAGCCTCACCGTGCAGTGGTTGCCTGATGTGACCAggtgagagaaggggagagaggccTGGAAGGTGCCACGGAGGCACAGGGCTCAGCTCCTGATTTGCTTAGTTTGCAAAGAGGGAGCTGAGGCTGTGTGCAATTGCTTGTTCCActgctctttctgtctctgttaaTCATGTCTGCTAAgtaacttgaggaaaaaaatatgcaagacaaGAATCATCTGGGTTAGGCTCCTCTTTGTGAGCTTGTAACACTTCATTTTGCTTACAACTTTAAAAACCCTTTGGGTATGCAGaagctttgaggaaaaaagtCACAAGTTGATACTTTACAGAACTCTAGCTTAGCCTAGCAGAAGACATCGTGAGGTGTGAGGAGAGAAATCTTTCTCAACTTATTGATATATAAGAGACCTAACACGCTTCTATAGTTAATTCTGATCAGAGAAACCTATGTACTAAATTAGCTTTTTCTTGAAGACTGTTTTTGCTCATGTGCATCACAGAGTACTATTCTGTAGAAGCTATAGTATCTGtctccattttttgtttttttaaagtttgggcTTATTTAAGAGGATATTGTTCTAAGACTGGTGCTTCATGTCCAGGCTCTGTCCCTGGCTCACTGTTGATTTCACATATTTTGATTTTCCCATTCTTCCACCGTCCCCTGAAAATTGTGGGCTCACTGGTTAATTTCGTAAAGAATTTTGAAGATGGGGGTAGATTCTGTTCTTGTGCCAGCTACTGTAGAACTTGCATTGTTGCAGTAACCACTCAGGGCTCCATTGAGGTAGTGGACAGGGACTGGGTCCGTCATGTTGTTGCAAACTGGATACAGCtaggttttaaaatatcttatgtGTAAAGTTCACACAGTAATCGGAGCATGGtctctttcctctttaaaattccACCTTTCCTAAGTCATGTTATACTTGGCGGTTAGATGATCACTTAATTTTGTATACCAGAATGTTTGGGGAAGATGTTGAGAGATGTGAGCTAACTAGTCATGGCATGGAGAAAATGAAGTGGGGATTTGAGGGTGTGGAGCCCTTATGAGGAACACTTCTGCTTGCCTCGTATTTTGCAGATTGACTTAATATTCAGTTTAAAACCTGGTATTTCCAATTATCCAGTGTCAAAATATGTAAGCCATTTAAGGCAAGGACTGTCTCTTTGTATGGCACCTGACATGACGGGTTCTGATTGCAAGTTCTGATGCACCTGTTCCTGATGCAAGTAAGTGCGTGTGcattgtgtgtgttttgttttgtttcgtgtttttctttcctcctcaaaATGTATGATGATGCCTTGGAAGTGATATAGTCATACCTACATTGGTTTATGATTGTCCAAATGATTCCTGTTTGCTTGCATTCAGACAGCGTAATTAGTTTGCTGCTTTCAAGAATGCAGAAGTTGCTTGGTTTTGACTGTTcaaatttttcctttcagagataAATGGTACTGTCTGTCGAGTTTTCACTTATTATTAAATGTTGCATTTAACCACCAGAAGAGAAATTTGATTCTAGTTAGCTAGGATTTGTGCAGTGTTTAAAAATgagcttctgaaataaaataataactggTAAAAGCTTCTAAGAGAAGTAAGTAAAATAGGTTGCCACTTGTTCTCAGTATTTGTGTTTTATGGAAAGTAGTATTGATTGTTTTCTAAATCAATACTGTGCAACTGCTAGGGGAATTAAAGACAGAAGTAGGTATTAGTGTCGCCTTTAATGACTGTGGAAATTGTAATCATCCCTTTCAAGCCATAGTGGCAATGTTTACTGACTTGTATTGTCACTCTAGCCTTGCTGGTTGTGTCTTTGGCTTGCTTACATCAGAGTCTAGTTCACTTTATTGCACAAGTCTCTTGCGACAAAGGAAAGGATCTCTTACGCGAGTCTCTTTTCTAGCTCCCTGAAGAAGTTTGGATCTTGAGTGTTATTGATGCTAGCTATCAAACTTCTGGAGCTGAGCATGTAATTTTATTCCATGCATTTATTATTCTAAACAGGCCAGAAGGAAAGGATTATGCTCTACACTGGCTGGTTTTGGGAACACACACATCTGATGAACAGAACCACCTGGTTGTTGCAAGAGTCCAGATTCCCAATGATGATCAGTTTGATGCTTCGCAATATGACAGTGAGAAAGGAGGTGGGCGTGCATGCATTCTTAGATCATGTTTTGGCAGTAGCGTTACGAAGTGTTCTGTCTACTGGTATTCTAACTTTCTGTTAAATACTAAAGCTGACATACACTTATCAGTTCACACTAATTCTAGATCATTAATTGTGACTAAAAAGAGGAAAGTTCTTATTTCAGAAGAACTCAGGTAACACTATGATATACAATCCCTACTAATGTTTCTACCAGCTCTGTCAGTTGTGGTGAAAACTGATACACATCTACCTCAAATACAGACTAAAGCTCTGCAAGACTTTGTACCATAGAGGATTCAAAATATCTAAAGCGTTAATGGTGTTGTGTCACATGGTGCTAGTCTTTCATAGGCTTTATTGTGTTATGATAAGATGCTTAACCACTGTTTCTTGGAGTGGGGGAGATGGCATGAAATGCTGTTTCACCCATTTAAAATAGTTGATGTGATAAACTGACTTTTTTCTGACAAATGTAGAGTTTGGTGGCTTTGGATCTGTGACTGGCAAAATTGaaacagagattaaaattaaCCATGAAGGTGAAGTAAACCGTGCTCGTTACATGCCGCAGAATCCCTGCATCATTGCTACAAAAACACCATCTGCTGATGTGTTGGTATTTGACTACACTAAACATCCTTCAAAACCAGGTGGGTCAGACTCCTTGGAGTTAAGCAAAATGCCTCTTGTCATTGAGGGGTAAACTTGTATTTAACTGTAATtgggaggagaggtggtgggCTCTGGAATCCGAATAAGAAGGCCCATGTCTTCGTTGACTTTAACTGCCTGGTTATGTTCAGTATCATAAGAGAATCTTGATAGAAGCAGCACTTTCCTAAGAGGCTGATGTATAAAATATGATTATTGCAACGGAAACAAAGTTCTTAAGTGATAATGATGCTCTTATGGATTGATGTGCAAGGTGAAGCTAAATGGAAGGAATTTCCTCTCTTTCAGATCCAAGTGGAGAGTGTAATCCTGACCTTAGATTAAGAGGGCACCAGAAGGAAGGCTATGGCTTATCATGGAACTCCAATTTGAGTGGACATCTTCTCAGTGCATCAGATGATCATGTAAGAAACACATCTTTTCccctatcttaaaaaaaaaaaaacccaaccaaacaaccccTCCTAATTTATGCTATAATACATAATTAGAGAAAAACTGGGTTAGTGTAGCTGTATATTGTTATGTGGGGAAGCTCTCACATATTGTAATTATATTTGTAAAGGCTGTCAGTTGACTTCAGGCTGTAATCAACAACCAGTTCTTTGTAACGTTCTTGATGAAGAACAGAATGTTTTTCTAGTTGTTTGCTGGAAGAAATTGTTGTATAACGACCCTTTAAACTGGCTTTGGTCTGAGACCATAAATTAGACTCTCAAAGATCAATTGAACTAATAGCTTATAAATTTCTTTGTGGGCTTTAAAAGCGTAAATTGCTTTTGTGACCTTATAAATAATCCTTGGGCCTTGAATTTGCAGAAAACTGATTGATAACTTAGCTCACATCTCACTTATGGCATATTAAGTGTTCCTTTTCAAAAACGAAGAACTGTTTCAGGAGTATCATCTCTTTGTTCATATGTAGaatgtgattatttatttatttgaaagataATACAGCCAGAGTCCATGTAACAATAGAATATGACTCTTATTTACAGACTGTGTGTTTATGGGACGTAAGCGCTGGaccaaaagaaggcaaaattGTTGATGCGAAAGCAATCTTTACCGGGCACTCTGCAGTAGTAGAAGACGTGGCATGGCATCTGCTCCATGAATCTCTGTTTGGATCCGTGGCGGATGATCAGAAGCTTATGATGTAAGTGGTTGGGGTTAAGCGGTTTCTGGATAGTACCTGCTGTGTGCTGTCAGTGGACCAGTCCAGAGCACTTggataaaaaaatctgcattctgGAATGATCTCATGTAGCTCGTTAGTGCAATCAGCTATAGTAATGCTGCAGAATAATGACTAAAATCTGCGTGTCATTTAATGTGTTCACATCATTTGAAAATAAGATGTAACTTAATATGTGTGTCAGCTTCCTAGTGCGAACTGCTCATGTACAACAGACACAAAGTACTGGAAGGTTATGGAATAAAAACTGTAGCTTCAGACTTAGGTTTAGTAATAATGTAGTCTCTTAAACTAATGTGTAGTGTAGTGAAAAAGAACCTCCTGTGAAAACTTAGGTATGTTCACTCTcgctctctcctccctgcccctctccctcccccgaACCCTTCATTGCAACAGTTGGGACACAAGATCTAATACCACGTCCAAGCCAAGTCATTCTGTAGATGCTCATACAGCCGAGGTCAACTGCCTGTCCTTCAATCCTTACAGCGAGTTCATTCTAGCAACTGGTTCTGCTGACAAGGTTTTTACTTGTGTATACTTTAAATTCATAAGTATTCTAGATGATAGTTCTATAGCCATTATagtaaaaacaatttctttttacttatcCCAGACGGTGGCTCTATGGGATCTTCGAAACTTAAAATTGAAACTCCATTCTTTTGAGTCTCATAAAGATGAAATTTTTCAGGTGGGTAAACTTTTCTCAcaagctgtagaaaaaaaaactAGAAGAGTACTGACTTGGACAAGAACATGTAGATTTTCATATGGTGACCAACCGCAATAAATCAGTCTGTTAAACATTAAATAGTGAATTTTGGTTCAACAAATATATGCAATACCACATagtttctttctgcctttctccacTTGACTCTGAAGCACGTAGTCAACAACTTACTGCTCAAAAGATGCTGGGAGTTTGCAAGTACCTTCAGGACAGGTAAAAGCTTTCTCTAAAAGGTCCTGCTGTAGAGAGGGCTTGGCTCCAAATCTAATATTGTGAACTCTGCCTATTTAGTAGGTACCAGTAACAGTGAATTTTAGACAATAAAATTTCATGATAGAGTAAATTTATAACAGTGAAATAATGTTGGCTGTTCAATTTGAGGAATCTTAAGCAGTCTATTTGAGCTATAGGATATCCTTTGTGCTGGAAGAAATTATTGAGTATAGTTGTTGAAAATTAGTGGCCAGGTGCTGGTGATGGTTATTCAGGATGTGCTTTAGAAATCAGTAACTGTTCCAGTcaagttgttttctttcaacaGGTTCACTGGTCTCCTCATAATGAAACGATTCTTGCTTCAAGTGGTACTGATCGTCGGCTTAATGTATGGGATCTAAGGTGAAGAGCAATTCCTTTCTTTTAGTATATATGAacagatggtaaaaaaaaaaaaaaggctgcagacCTACTTTATTTGGTAGACTTGATGTGTGCTGTTCCCTAGCCTGCCTTGCTTGCTTAACTCGGACCTGGTCTTTCGGGTATAGCGTTGAAGCAGCACGATACTTCTAATGTTACTTCTCTGTGAGGATTTCTTGCTGATAgaattgttttctgttgtctttagTAATAAGTGATTTCTGCCTCCATGTGCTTCACAAATTAGATTCTATTTCAGTAATGATAACACCAAACAGTTGATGTTCTATACGTGAGGCTTAGTTACTTGACAGAGAGAAAAGCCAATAGCAAAAGCAAATACTGGAAACAAAGGCTAGGAACTGTTAAGTTAAGCTGCTATAAGATGCaattttcattattaataaaaagtataaatacTTTCTTACAGTAAAATTGGAGAAGAGCAGTCTGCAGAGGATGCAGAAGATGGGCCTCCTGAGCTGCTGGTAtgcttttgttcagttttcagtCTGCTGACATGCTACGTGGCGGTATGATGCCTTATGACTGCGCTACTAAAACTGCAGCAATTCATGAATCTTTTCACATCCCTGGTTTTCAATCTATTGCTGTAACTTGCAGTAGACTACTTCTGTTCAATTCTGAaggtagtgattttttttttttccaaagctgtcCTGGATGTGATTTACACATCTTTCTTGTCAAACATATTTACAGTTCGGCCATGTGCTTGTCGGTACTCTTTTACAACGAGACGTGTGTAAAGCCAAGGCCTCAAATTTTGCCTTGCATTAGACCAGTTAGGTCCCATGTAGCTAACCTTACTGACGTAGAAAGTACAAAGgcttatgttttgttttgcttccttagGAAACAAACAATTACAAATGCTTATAGTTTGGTTTCCCATTTCCTGTGTAAGTGCTCATATAATTAGAAGAGGTAATGGATATAAAATATGGCTGGATTTCACGCCCCAACCTTGTGTGAAGTAGCACCATTTTGAGGATGTCAGTCAGTTGTTGCTATAATACGAACTGTCGTCTTAAATGCTGTCTCAGCAATTGCATCTGTGTCCGTAAGCAATCAATGGAATGCGCTGTTTCACACAGGCCTTTACGTCTGTATTGTGAATCTCTAGTAgtgagtttttcttctttgtatagTCATCGGCGTGATGAATTTAACTTCTAAATCTTGAGTTTTAACAGATTTCTCTCTAGAGATGAAATGGCTTACTGaagcttgtgggttttttaacagTTCATTCATGGAGGACACACTGCCAAAATTTCAGACTTCAGCTGGAATCCTAATGAGCCTTGGGTAATCTGTTCTGTATCGGAGGACAACATAATGCAGATATGGCAAATGGTGAGTGTCACAACAGCCCTTGAGTTGCTCTGAAGCTTGTTgtataaatgaaactgaaatggcTTGTTCTTCTTAGGGCAGCTTGTGCCTTCAGTGACTGAAAGTAGTCTATCCCCTGTGCTTCTCCCACAGTTTGGTTGGAGAGTaagactttcaaaagaaaacaaagactaaaCCAACCTGAATAAATGCAAGTGCTAGCTAATTCTTGACTCCAAGTCTTAGGTACTAGTCAATATTAAGAATGAATGTGGCAGTTGCGAACTTATATCCAATACTAGCCAAGACTtactcttcctcccctcccctacATGTTGACTGGGAAGCAAGATGCCTTTTAACAGTTAGTTTTAACAGTTAGCAAGATGCCTATGAACAGTTAGTTCatattattttacattacagGAATTTGATCAGTTATCTTATAAATGTGGAATAAAGTCACTTGGGaataatttaagttaaaaaaatgtcATGGACTTAAATGTGCGTCACAGGtcaggcttttggtttttttataccCGTTCTTTAACTTGTTTTGTGTGTTCAGACTGAAGTTGAAGTAAGTCTGAATAAAATGTTCGTGGTAAGGCTAATGGCTAATGGTTatgctgctgaaataaaacaatgcaagaaGACAACTGCTGAAGTCTAGCCACTGTGTGCACATTCCTAAATTTGGCTGCCCTTTAGG
The genomic region above belongs to Mycteria americana isolate JAX WOST 10 ecotype Jacksonville Zoo and Gardens chromosome 1, USCA_MyAme_1.0, whole genome shotgun sequence and contains:
- the RBBP7 gene encoding histone-binding protein RBBP7 isoform X1 — its product is MASKEVLEDTVEERVISEEYKIWKKNTPFLYDLVMTHALEWPSLTVQWLPDVTRPEGKDYALHWLVLGTHTSDEQNHLVVARVQIPNDDQFDASQYDSEKGEFGGFGSVTGKIETEIKINHEGEVNRARYMPQNPCIIATKTPSADVLVFDYTKHPSKPDPSGECNPDLRLRGHQKEGYGLSWNSNLSGHLLSASDDHTVCLWDVSAGPKEGKIVDAKAIFTGHSAVVEDVAWHLLHESLFGSVADDQKLMIWDTRSNTTSKPSHSVDAHTAEVNCLSFNPYSEFILATGSADKTVALWDLRNLKLKLHSFESHKDEIFQVHWSPHNETILASSGTDRRLNVWDLSKIGEEQSAEDAEDGPPELLFIHGGHTAKISDFSWNPNEPWVICSVSEDNIMQIWQMAENIYNDEEPDIAAAELEGQGT
- the RBBP7 gene encoding histone-binding protein RBBP7 isoform X2, with product MTHALEWPSLTVQWLPDVTRPEGKDYALHWLVLGTHTSDEQNHLVVARVQIPNDDQFDASQYDSEKGEFGGFGSVTGKIETEIKINHEGEVNRARYMPQNPCIIATKTPSADVLVFDYTKHPSKPDPSGECNPDLRLRGHQKEGYGLSWNSNLSGHLLSASDDHTVCLWDVSAGPKEGKIVDAKAIFTGHSAVVEDVAWHLLHESLFGSVADDQKLMIWDTRSNTTSKPSHSVDAHTAEVNCLSFNPYSEFILATGSADKTVALWDLRNLKLKLHSFESHKDEIFQVHWSPHNETILASSGTDRRLNVWDLSKIGEEQSAEDAEDGPPELLFIHGGHTAKISDFSWNPNEPWVICSVSEDNIMQIWQMAENIYNDEEPDIAAAELEGQGT